From Salvia splendens isolate huo1 chromosome 3, SspV2, whole genome shotgun sequence, a single genomic window includes:
- the LOC121793579 gene encoding uncharacterized protein LOC121793579 — protein sequence MASGWMKSLQCKSKALDDVVSHHNYRRRRHHHDNDDHRHHRSLSNSSSCRNSYQNLKDIVETNKKKPKKPKPPSHHPSPPFKRPVSRKPEPGPPAVPVRSSSIDSFFPSLTELPKDHPSRNVVEIIFHTSWGEKSFSGQIEMVFKVQTLARTLNRFEEYRDAVKLRAGSAAAGDAGEDHARCIADGNEVMRFYCLGATAPSGAYETCGGAWTFQGCKRAAVCTYSGSGEAHESAGGGRGRRAMLVCRVIAGRVCKDIGLGSVIQERVGYDSVGGGSGEMLVFDTRALLPCFLIIYKL from the coding sequence ATGGCGAGTGGATGGATGAAGTCATTGCAATGCAAGTCAAAGGCATTAGACGACGTCGTCAGCCACCACAACTaccgtcgccgccgccaccaccacgACAACGAcgaccaccgccaccaccgctCATTATCCAACTCCTCCAGCTGCCGAAATAGCTATCAAAATCTCAAAGACATAGTCGAAACCAACAAAAAGAAGCCCAAGAAGCCAAAGCCGCCAAGCCACCACCCATCTCCGCCGTTCAAGCGCCCGGTTTCCAGAAAACCAGAACCCGGTCCGCCCGCTGTCCCGGTCCGGTCCAGCAGCATCGACTCGTTCTTCCCTTCTCTGACGGAGCTCCCCAAAGACCATCCCTCGCGCAATGTGGTGGAAATCATCTTCCACACGAGCTGGGGCGAGAAGAGCTTCTCGGGCCAGATTGAGATGGTTTTCAAGGTCCAGACCCTGGCCCGGACCCTCAACCGCTTCGAGGAGTATCGCGACGCGGTCAAGCTTCGGGCCGGCTCCGCGGCCGCTGGGGACGCCGGCGAGGACCACGCGCGCTGCATTGCCGACGGGAACGAGGTCATGAGGTTCTACTGCCTCGGCGCCACCGCCCCCAGCGGCGCGTACGAGACTTGCGGCGGCGCGTGGACGTTCCAGGGGTGCAAGAGGGCCGCTGTGTGTACATACTCCGGCAGCGGCGAGGCCCACGAGAGCGCCGGCGGAGGGAGGGGGAGGCGGGCCATGCTGGTGTGCCGGGTTATAGCGGGTCGGGTTTGTAAGGATATCGGGCTGGGCTCGGTGATTCAGGAGCGGGTCGGGTACGACTCGGTGGGTGGTGGGAGCGGAGAGATGCTCGTGTTTGACACGCGCGCGTTGCTGCCGTGCTTTCTTATCATCtacaaattgtaa
- the LOC121793348 gene encoding APO protein 2, chloroplastic-like, producing the protein MDAGCLHSHLSTAPFSHGKKTCLQFDYLKYSTQQGLSSLDSLKRTCNRLSQLKLRTPLEKSNHFQALIVKCDHPQNSDFPRYYSKKEKKPFPIPIVELRRNARKRLKNRENQPRAPVPPPKLGLVVKRLIPLAYKVLNARTTLVNNLKKLLKVMPVNACKWCNEIHVGPIGHPFKSCRGPRASIRKGTHEWGKAVVEDILVPLDAYHLYDRLGNRITHDERFSIPRVPAVVELCIQAGVDLPEYPTKRRRKPIIRIGKKEFVDADESELPDLDPEAPTPEILSEIPDLEIVPPSSKEDIALLAEETLQAWEQMRDGARRLMKMYPVRVCGYCPEVHIGPSGHKAQNCGAHKHQQRNGQHGWQAAVLNDLIPPRYVWHVPDVDQPMERELRNFYGQTPAVVELCVQAGAAVPEHYKPTMRLDVGIPRNVGEAEMAV; encoded by the exons ATGGACGCTGGGTGTCTGCATTCCCATTTAAGCACAGCTCCTTTCTCTCATGGTAAAAAGACGTGCTTGCAGTTTGACTATCTGAAATATAGCACACAGCAAGGTCTTAGTTCACTCGATTCTTTAAAG AGAACTTGCAATAGACTCAGCCAATTGAAATTACGAACCCCGTTAGAGAAGTCAAATCACTTTCAAGCTCTAATCGTTAAATGCGACCATCCTCAAAATTCAGATTTTCCTCGTTATTATtctaaaaaggaaaagaaaccATTTCCTATACCTATTGTTGAGTTACGACGAAATGCCAGGAAGAGGCTGAAAAATCGTGAAAACCAACCAAGAGCACCTGTCCCACCTCCAAAACTAGGATTGGTGGTTAAAAGACTGATTCCTCTTGCATACAAAGTGTTGAATGCAAGAACAACATTAGTTAACAATTTGAAGAAACTTCTGAAAGTGATGCCTGTCAATGCCTGCAA GTGGTGTAATGAAATTCATGTAGGTCCTATAGGGCATCCTTTCAAGTCCTGCAGAGGGCCACGAGCTTCCATTCGCAAAGGAACTCATGAATGGGGTAAAGCAGTTGTCGAGGACATATTGGTTCCACTTGATGCATACCACTTGTATGACCGTCTTGGCAACCGTATTACTCATGATGAGAGATTTTCTATCCCAAGAGTTCCCGCGGTAGTGGAGCTATGCATTCAAGCAGGGGTAGACCTGCCTGAATACCCCaccaaaagaagaagaaaacccATCATACGCATTGGAAAAAAAGAGTTTGTTGATGCTGATGAGAGTGAGTTGCCCGACCTTGACCCAGAAGCTCCAACGCCAGAAATATTGTCTGAAATACCAGACTTAGAAATTGTGCCACCATCTAGCAAAGAAGATATAGCACTGCTTGCTGAGGAAACACTTCAAGCATGGGAACAAATGAGGGATGGAGCCCGAAGGTTAATGAAGATGTATCCTGTGAGGGTTTGTGGTTACTGCCCCGAAGTGCACATAGGCCCAAGCGGACACAAAGCCCAGAATTGCGGAGCTCATAAGCACCAACAGCGTAATGGGCAACATGGATGGCAGGCGGCAGTTCTCAATGACTTAATTCCCCCCAGATACGTGTGGCATGTACCTGATGTTGATCAGCCTATGGAGAGGGAGCTCAGGAACTTCTACGGGCAGACCCCTGCAGTGGTTGAGTTATGTGTGCAGGCTGGTGCAGCTGTTCCTGAGCACTACAAACCAACCATGAGGCTGGACGTCGGAATTCCTAGAAATGTTGGTGAAGCAGAAATGGCTGTTTGA
- the LOC121793734 gene encoding protein PELPK1-like encodes MPFHRRHSLFLFLLITLSSITNHADARHLLESHVPEVPKPEIPSMPKPELPSLPKLEVPTLPKPELPPLPKPEIPTLPKPELPTLPKLEVPVLPKPELPAPPKPELPTSPKPTLEKAESPKPTLPEIPKPQMPELPKLPELPKPEIPAVPKPEVPTLPKPEIPTSPKPEVPTVPKPEVPTLPKPEIPTLPKPELPTLPKPEVPALPKPTLEKAETPKPTLPEIPKPQMPELPKPSVPELPKLPELPKPELPAVPKPEVPTLPKPEVPTLPKPELPTLPRPEMPKLPELPKIPELPKPTLPEGPKSR; translated from the coding sequence ATGCCATTTCATCGCCGCCATTCCCTTTTCCTCTTCTTACTCATCACACTGTCATCCATAACGAACCATGCAGATGCGCGCCATCTCCTAGAGTCGCATGTGCCTGAGGTTCCCAAGCCCGAAATCCCATCTATGCCCAAGCCTGAGTTGCCATCGTTGCCTAAGCTTGAGGTCCCAACATTACCCAAGCCTGAGCTGCCACCGTTGCCTAAGCCTGAGATTCCAACACTGCCAAAGCCCGAGCTTCCAACACTACCAAAACTAGAGGTACCTGTGTTGCCAAAGCCCGAACTTCCAGCACCACCCAAGCCTGAATTACCGACATCGCCTAAGCCAACACTAGAAAAGGCTGAATCACCAAAGCCTACACTACCTGAAATACCAAAGCCTCAAATGCCAGAGCTACCAAAGCTGCCAGAATTGCCAAAACCTGAGATCCCGGCTGTCCCTAAGCCTGAGGTACCAACATTGCCAAAACCTGAGATCCCAACTTCACCTAAGCCTGAGGTTCCAACAGTGCCAAAACCTGAGGTACCAACTTTGCCTAAGCCAGAGATCCCGACTTTGCCAAAGCCTGAACTTCCAACACTACCCAAACCAGAGGTACCGGCATTGCCTAAGCCAACACTTGAAAAAGCTGAAACGCCAAAGCCTACTCTACCTGAAATACCAAAGCCTCAAATGCCAGAATTGCCAAAACCATCAGTGCCAGAGCTACCAAAGCTCCCTGAATTGCCAAAACCAGAACTTCCAGCTGTCCCTAAGCCCGAGGTTCCAACATTGCCAAAACCCGAGGTCCCAACTTTGCCTAAGCCTGAGTTGCCAACTCTACCTAGGCCAGAAATGCCAAAGCTGCCTGAACTTCCGAAGATTCCAGAACTGCCTAAACCAACTTTGCCAGAAGGACCCAAATCCCGTTGA
- the LOC121793616 gene encoding protein PELPK1-like, with amino-acid sequence MAFHRHHSLFLFLLITLSSITNHAEARRLSESPVPEVPKPDIPSIPKPEIPPLPKPEIPTMPKPEVPTFPKPEVPTLPKPEIPTLPKPEFPTLPKPEIPTLPKPALPALPKPEVPTLPKPKLEKAELPKPPMPELPKLKELPKTEIPAVPKPEVPTLPKPEVPTSPKPEVPAVPKPEVPKPEVPAVPKPEVPTLPKPEIPTLPKPEVPTMPKPEVPTLPKPEVPTMPKPEVPTLPKPEIPTFPKPELPTLPKPEVPTLPKPALEKAETPKPTLPEIPKPQMPELPKPTVPELPKLPELPKPEVPTVPKPEVPTLPKPEFPSLPKPEVPTVPKPEVPTLPKPELPKLPELPKIPA; translated from the coding sequence ATGGCATTTCATCGCCACCATTCCCTTTTTCTCTTCTTGCTCATCACTCTGTCATCCATAACTAACCATGCAGAGGCACGCCGTCTCTCGGAGTCTCCTGTGCCTGAGGTTCCCAAGCCCGATATCCCATCTATACCCAAGCCAGAGATACCTCCACTACCCAAGCCTGAGATTCCAACAATGCCAAAACCCGAGGTGCCGACTTTTCCAAAGCCCGAGGTACCAACACTACCAAAACCTGAGATCCCAACTCTGCCAAAGCCTGAGTTTCCAACACTACCAAAACCTGAGATCCCAACTTTGCCTAAGCCCGCGCTTCCAGCACTACCCAAGCCAGAGGTACCAACACTGCCAAAGCCAAAACTAGAAAAGGCTGAATTACCAAAGCCTCCAATGCCAGAGCtaccaaagctcaaagaattGCCAAAAACTGAGATCCCGGCTGTCCCTAAGCCTGAGGTACCAACATTGCCAAAACCCGAGGTCCCAACTTCACCTAAGCCTGAGGTTCCAGCAGTGCCAAAACCTGAGGTACCTAAGCCTGAGGTTCCAGCAGTGCCGAAACCTGAGGTACCGACTTTGCCTAAACCCGAGATCCCAACTTTGCCTAAGCCTGAGGTTCCAACAATGCCAAAACCTGAGGTCCCGACTTTGCCTAAGCCTGAGGTTCCAACAATGCCGAAACCCGAGGTCCCGACTTTGCCTAAGCCTGAGATCCCGACTTTTCCAAAGCCCGAACTTCCAACACTACCCAAACCAGAGGTACCAACGTTGCCTAAGCCAGCACTGGAAAAAGCTGAGACGCCAAAGCCTACTCTACCTGAAATACCAAAGCCTCAAATGCCAGAATTGCCAAAACCTACGGTGCCTGAGCTACCAAAGCTCCCAGAATTGCCAAAACCCGAGGTCCCCACTGTCCCTAAGCCCGAGGTTCCAACATTGCCAAAACCTGAGTTCCCAAGTTTGCCTAAGCCTGAGGTTCCAACAGTGCCAAAACCCGAGGTCCCGACTCTGCCTAAGCCAGAACTGCCAAAGTTGCCTGAACTTCCAAAGATACCCGCCTAA
- the LOC121793938 gene encoding protein PELPK1-like, translating to MSSYFHYPLFLFLLITLSSITNHAEARRLLESPVPEVPKPEIPSVPKPELPTLPKPEVPILPKPEVPTLPKPEVPVFPKPELPTLPKPEVPTLPKPTLEKAELPKPTLPEIPKPQLPELPKPTVPELPKLPELSKPEVPMVPKPEIPTLPKPEVPTQPKPEIPALPKPEVPTQPKPEVPTNPKPEASTLPKPEVPTQPKPEIPTLPKPELPTVPKPEVPALPKPTPENAELPKPTLPEIPKPQMPELPKPNVPELPKLPELPKPEVPTVPKPEVPTLPKPEIPTLPKPEVPTLPKPEVPTLPKPEMPKLPELPKIPELPKPTLPEGPKSR from the coding sequence atgtcatcttatttccaCTATCCCCTTTTCCTCTTCTTGCTCATCACTCTGTCATCCATAACGAACCATGCAGAGGCGCGCCGTCTCCTAGAGTCTCCTGTGCCTGAGGTTCCCAAGCCCGAAATCCCATCTGTACCCAAGCCTGAGTTGCCAACTCTGCCTAAGCCCGAGGTCCCAATATTGCCTAAGCCCGAGGTTCCAACACTGCCAAAACCAGAGGTCCCTGTGTTTCCAAAGCCCGAACTACCAACACTACCCAAGCCGGAGGTACCGACATTGCCTAAGCCAACACTAGAAAAGGCTGAACTACCAAAGCCTACTCTACCTGAAATACCAAAGCCTCAACTGCCAGAATTGCCAAAACCAACAGTGCCAGAACTACCAAAGCTCCCAGAATTATCAAAACCTGAGGTACCAATGGTGCCAAAACCTGAGATCCCGACTTTGCCTAAGCCTGAGGTTCCAACACAACCAAAGCCTGAGATCCCAGCTTTGCCTAAGCCTGAGGTTCCAACACAACCAAAACCTGAGGTTCCAACAAACCCAAAACCTGAGGCCTCGACTTTGCCTAAGCCTGAGGTTCCAACACAACCAAAACCTGAGATCCCGACTTTGCCTAAGCCCGAGCTTCCAACAGTACCAAAACCAGAGGTACCGGCATTGCCTAAGCCAACACCAGAAAATGCTGAATTGCCAAAACCCACTCTACCTGAAATACCAAAGCCTCAAATGCCAGAATTGCCAAAACCTAATGTTCCAGAGTTACCAAAGCTCCCAGAATTGCCAAAACCTGAAGTTCCGACTGTCCCTAAGCCAGAGGTTCCAACATTGCCAAAACCTGAGATCCCGACTTTGCCTAAACCCGAAGTTCCAACATTGCCAAAACCCGAGGTCCCGACTTTGCCTAAGCCAGAAATGCCAAAGTTGCCTGAACTTCCAAAGATTCCAGAACTGCCTAAACCAACTTTGCCAGAAGGACCCAAATCCCGTTGA